One genomic region from Athalia rosae chromosome 3, iyAthRosa1.1, whole genome shotgun sequence encodes:
- the LOC105687673 gene encoding facilitated trehalose transporter Tret1-like — protein MQEKSRIRNQIITVIAATLATLCGGYHTGWTSPSLVKLQAIDSDLPVTGAQGSWIASIFSIAFLPGVFISGLTVNRWGRKTALLLTAIPNSMSCILIVAAQNYWWFYVSRVLAGLGSGMACTVIPMYLGEISEDRIRGALGVMIDLMDSLGILIAYSVGPWVSREALGCVGLAMPVLFALIFSWMPESPHFLVMKDKPEEAEKSLKWLLRRSKVASEDMVKMTKNVECNETNSKGTIKELLMEKGNRKALLIVTVLMTAQQVSGISAIRAYTGLIFSRAGATLDVGMAHIITGAVQFIGGLLGMFIVDHAGRKPLLLSSISGCILFLVGEAAYFQLEAMEFDMNSISWFSAASIVGYLLSYSIGLGCLPFVILSELFSYNVKTIATMWAIVVISISAMVVTKLYQLIADTYGIHIAFWGFAGATLLTGLFFYFVLPETKQRSFNEIQKELRSTKASKMAVEKPPSVC, from the exons ATGCAGGAGAAATCGAGAATCAGGAATCAAATAATTACCGTTATTGCAG CAACCCTGGCCACATTGTGCGGAGGATATCACACGGGATGGACGTCACCGTCTCTCGTAAAACTGCAGGCCATTGACTCGGATCTTCCCGTAACCGGAGCTCAGGGTTCTTGGATCGCCAGTATTTTCTCCATTGCATTTTTACCTGGTGTGTTCATTTCCGGTTTGACAGTCAACAGATGGGGTCGGAAGACCGCCCTTCTTTTGACAGCCATCCCCAACTCAATGTCCTGCATTCTGATCGTAGCAGCACAGAATTATTGGTGGTTCTATGTCTCAAG GGTACTAGCTGGCTTAGGTTCCGGGATGGCGTGCACAGTGATCCCAATGTACCTCGGGGAAATATCGGAAGATAGAATTCGCGGTGCTCTAGGCGTTATGATCGATCTAATGGACAGTCTTGGAATTTTAATCGCTTACTCAGTTGGTCCATGGGTGAGTCGAGAAGCCCTTGGTTGCGTAGGACTTGCCATGCCAGTTTTGTTTGCACTGATCTTCTCCTGGATGCCGGAATCTCCGCATTTTCTGGTGATGAAAGACAAGCCAGAAGAAGCTGAAAAAAGTCTGAAATGGCTCCTGAGAAGGTCCAAAGTAGCGTCAGAAGATATGGTGAAGATGACAAAGAACGTAGAATGTAATGAAACGAATTCAAAGGGCACAATAAAAGAACTTTtaatggaaaaaggaaatcgcAAG GCCCTTCTGATCGTCACCGTGCTGATGACCGCGCAACAAGTGAGTGGAATTTCAgcgatacgcgcgtatactGGATTAATTTTCTCCAGGGCTGGGGCCACCCTGGACGTAGGAATGGCGCATATCATCACCGGAGCAGTTCAATTCATTGGCGGACTATTAGGCATGTTCATTGTAGATCATGCTGGACGAAAACCTCTTTTATTGTCTTCGATATCTGGTTGTATACTATTTTTAGTGG gAGAGGCTGCATATTTTCAATTAGAGGCCATGGAATTCGACATGAATTCGATTTCGTGGTTTTCGGCAGCGAGTATCGTGGGCTACTTGCTCAGCTATTCGATTGGACTTGGATGTCTTCCCTTCGTAATACTGTCGGAATTGTTTTCGTACAATGTAAAGACAATCGCTACCATGTGGGCGATAGTAGTTATCTCAATAAGTGCAATGGTTGTTACTAAACTTTATCAGTTAATTGCCGACACATATGGGATTCATATTGCATTCTGGGGATTCGCTGGAGCTACACTGCTCACAGGATTATTCTTTTACTTTGTTTTACCTGAGACGAAGCAAAGGTCATTTAACGAGATACAAAAAGAACTTCGGAGTACGAAGGCGTCCAAGATGGCGGTGGAGAAGCCACCGTCTGTGTGTTGA